In the Rhinoderma darwinii isolate aRhiDar2 chromosome 13, aRhiDar2.hap1, whole genome shotgun sequence genome, one interval contains:
- the SPHK1 gene encoding sphingosine kinase 1 isoform X3, protein MTLFETHVMPMLTEANVHFTLLVTERPNQARELVREQDLSTWDAIVVMSGDGLMFEVINGLMERLDWEKAIKKTLSVLPGGSGNGLAASINHYSGHQQVTGTKLLTNCAFILCKGHPVPLDIVSVTTSSQQRIFSFLSLAWGLISDVDIESEKYRFMGSARFSLGTFVRLTVLRTYRGRLSYLPAILSPEERDTTSTNPDSSTSVNSSTSDSMGSRVLEDSLLVPLDQPVPSHWHTVEDQFVLVLALYQSHLGAEHITAPMVKGPGEGHMHLFYATSRISRTSLIKLFMAMERGTHLDQEIPHLTHIPVVALRIEPSESTGIMTVDGEVIECSPIQGQIHHGLGSVISMGKGT, encoded by the exons ATGACTCTCTTTGAGACCCATGTGATGCCCATGTTAACAGAGGCCAATGTCCACTTCACTCTGCTGGTCACAG AGAGACCCAATCAAGCACGTGAACTGGTGCGAGAGCAAGATCTATCAACCTGGGATGCCAtagtagtgatgtcaggggatggaCTGATGTTTGAG GTTATTAATGGGTTAATGGAGCGACTGGATTGGGaaaaggccattaaaaaaacactcTCTGTCCTGCCAGGTGGTTCAGGGAATGGACTGGCTGCATCTATAAATCATTATTCTGG ACACCAGCAAGTGACGGGAACCAAACTTCTGACCAATTGTGCCTTCATATTGTGTAAGGGTCATCCTGTTCCCCTGGACATAGTCTCCGTGACCACCTCCTCCCAGCAGAGGATCTTCTCTTTCCTTAGCTTGGCATGGGGCCTTATTTCGGATGTGGACATAGAAAGTGAGAAGTATAGGTTTATGGGTTCTGCACGTTTCTCTTTAGGCACTTTTGTTCGTCTCACTGTGTTGCGAACCTACAGAGGACGACTTTCATACCTCCCAGCTATCTTATCGCCAGAAGAGAGGGACACTACCTCTACCAACCCTGACTCTAGTACCTCTGTAAATAGTTCCACATCAGACAGCATGGGGTCAAGGGTGTTGGAGGACTCATTATTGGTACCACTGGACCAACCTGTTCCGAGTCACTGGCACACAGTGGAAGACCAATTTGTTCTTGTTCTTGCCCTCTATCAGTCTCATCTAGGGGCTGAACACATTACCGCTCCCATGGTAAAAGGTCCAGGAGAAGGCCATATGCACTTGTTCTATGCCACTTCCAGAATCTCACGGACCTCTCTTATTAAACTATTCATGGCAATGGAGAGAGGAACTCATCTAGACCAAGAGATACCACACCTGACCCATATTCCTGTGGTGGCATTGAGGATAGAGCCATCTGAAAGCACTGGTATTATGACCGTGGATGGGGAGGTCATTGAATGCAGCCCAATACAAGGGCAAATTCACCATGGTTTGGGAAGTGTAATATCAATGGGAAAGGGTACATAA
- the SPHK1 gene encoding sphingosine kinase 1 isoform X1, translated as MGEAHDLSSVPTDVLLFNTFSQVPEDGNALSLLLTRTQLFMQSLSAASSGSPHTSFYLSDCISCHAFRGKDSKDIGGYFTVIFYPLRGMLGATTYRQKICRTFRTEESRDREQNLNLAKTWAQNICQLSDEQGHPRLLPTPIRFLVLLNPRGGTGKAMTLFETHVMPMLTEANVHFTLLVTERPNQARELVREQDLSTWDAIVVMSGDGLMFEVINGLMERLDWEKAIKKTLSVLPGGSGNGLAASINHYSGHQQVTGTKLLTNCAFILCKGHPVPLDIVSVTTSSQQRIFSFLSLAWGLISDVDIESEKYRFMGSARFSLGTFVRLTVLRTYRGRLSYLPAILSPEERDTTSTNPDSSTSVNSSTSDSMGSRVLEDSLLVPLDQPVPSHWHTVEDQFVLVLALYQSHLGAEHITAPMVKGPGEGHMHLFYATSRISRTSLIKLFMAMERGTHLDQEIPHLTHIPVVALRIEPSESTGIMTVDGEVIECSPIQGQIHHGLGSVISMGKGT; from the exons ATGGGTGAAGCCCATGACTTATCCAGTGTCCCAACTGACGTTCTCCTCTTTAACACCTTCTCCCAGGTGCCTGAGGATGGTAATGCCCTGTCGTTGCTCCTGACCAGAACACAACTGTTCATGCAGAGCCTCTCCGCTGCCTCCTCGGGGTCCCCACACACCTCCTTCTATCTTTCCGACTGCATTAGTTGTCATGCTTTCAGGGGTAAAGACTCCAAAGACATAGGGGGCTACTTTACAGTCATATTTTATCCTCTCCGAGGGATGTTGGGGGCTACTACTTATCGGCAGAAAATCTGTAGGACGTTTCGGACGGAGGAATCAAGGGATAGAGAGCAAAACCTGAACCTAGCGAAGACCTGGGCACAGAACATATGCCAGCTGTCTGATGAGCAAG GTCACCCACGCCTTTTACCTACCCCAATACGCTTTTTGGTGCTGCTCAATCCCCGTGGGGGAACTGGAAAAGCGATGACTCTCTTTGAGACCCATGTGATGCCCATGTTAACAGAGGCCAATGTCCACTTCACTCTGCTGGTCACAG AGAGACCCAATCAAGCACGTGAACTGGTGCGAGAGCAAGATCTATCAACCTGGGATGCCAtagtagtgatgtcaggggatggaCTGATGTTTGAG GTTATTAATGGGTTAATGGAGCGACTGGATTGGGaaaaggccattaaaaaaacactcTCTGTCCTGCCAGGTGGTTCAGGGAATGGACTGGCTGCATCTATAAATCATTATTCTGG ACACCAGCAAGTGACGGGAACCAAACTTCTGACCAATTGTGCCTTCATATTGTGTAAGGGTCATCCTGTTCCCCTGGACATAGTCTCCGTGACCACCTCCTCCCAGCAGAGGATCTTCTCTTTCCTTAGCTTGGCATGGGGCCTTATTTCGGATGTGGACATAGAAAGTGAGAAGTATAGGTTTATGGGTTCTGCACGTTTCTCTTTAGGCACTTTTGTTCGTCTCACTGTGTTGCGAACCTACAGAGGACGACTTTCATACCTCCCAGCTATCTTATCGCCAGAAGAGAGGGACACTACCTCTACCAACCCTGACTCTAGTACCTCTGTAAATAGTTCCACATCAGACAGCATGGGGTCAAGGGTGTTGGAGGACTCATTATTGGTACCACTGGACCAACCTGTTCCGAGTCACTGGCACACAGTGGAAGACCAATTTGTTCTTGTTCTTGCCCTCTATCAGTCTCATCTAGGGGCTGAACACATTACCGCTCCCATGGTAAAAGGTCCAGGAGAAGGCCATATGCACTTGTTCTATGCCACTTCCAGAATCTCACGGACCTCTCTTATTAAACTATTCATGGCAATGGAGAGAGGAACTCATCTAGACCAAGAGATACCACACCTGACCCATATTCCTGTGGTGGCATTGAGGATAGAGCCATCTGAAAGCACTGGTATTATGACCGTGGATGGGGAGGTCATTGAATGCAGCCCAATACAAGGGCAAATTCACCATGGTTTGGGAAGTGTAATATCAATGGGAAAGGGTACATAA
- the SPHK1 gene encoding sphingosine kinase 1 isoform X2, whose translation MQTDKGHPRLLPTPIRFLVLLNPRGGTGKAMTLFETHVMPMLTEANVHFTLLVTERPNQARELVREQDLSTWDAIVVMSGDGLMFEVINGLMERLDWEKAIKKTLSVLPGGSGNGLAASINHYSGHQQVTGTKLLTNCAFILCKGHPVPLDIVSVTTSSQQRIFSFLSLAWGLISDVDIESEKYRFMGSARFSLGTFVRLTVLRTYRGRLSYLPAILSPEERDTTSTNPDSSTSVNSSTSDSMGSRVLEDSLLVPLDQPVPSHWHTVEDQFVLVLALYQSHLGAEHITAPMVKGPGEGHMHLFYATSRISRTSLIKLFMAMERGTHLDQEIPHLTHIPVVALRIEPSESTGIMTVDGEVIECSPIQGQIHHGLGSVISMGKGT comes from the exons ATGCAGACGGATAAGG GTCACCCACGCCTTTTACCTACCCCAATACGCTTTTTGGTGCTGCTCAATCCCCGTGGGGGAACTGGAAAAGCGATGACTCTCTTTGAGACCCATGTGATGCCCATGTTAACAGAGGCCAATGTCCACTTCACTCTGCTGGTCACAG AGAGACCCAATCAAGCACGTGAACTGGTGCGAGAGCAAGATCTATCAACCTGGGATGCCAtagtagtgatgtcaggggatggaCTGATGTTTGAG GTTATTAATGGGTTAATGGAGCGACTGGATTGGGaaaaggccattaaaaaaacactcTCTGTCCTGCCAGGTGGTTCAGGGAATGGACTGGCTGCATCTATAAATCATTATTCTGG ACACCAGCAAGTGACGGGAACCAAACTTCTGACCAATTGTGCCTTCATATTGTGTAAGGGTCATCCTGTTCCCCTGGACATAGTCTCCGTGACCACCTCCTCCCAGCAGAGGATCTTCTCTTTCCTTAGCTTGGCATGGGGCCTTATTTCGGATGTGGACATAGAAAGTGAGAAGTATAGGTTTATGGGTTCTGCACGTTTCTCTTTAGGCACTTTTGTTCGTCTCACTGTGTTGCGAACCTACAGAGGACGACTTTCATACCTCCCAGCTATCTTATCGCCAGAAGAGAGGGACACTACCTCTACCAACCCTGACTCTAGTACCTCTGTAAATAGTTCCACATCAGACAGCATGGGGTCAAGGGTGTTGGAGGACTCATTATTGGTACCACTGGACCAACCTGTTCCGAGTCACTGGCACACAGTGGAAGACCAATTTGTTCTTGTTCTTGCCCTCTATCAGTCTCATCTAGGGGCTGAACACATTACCGCTCCCATGGTAAAAGGTCCAGGAGAAGGCCATATGCACTTGTTCTATGCCACTTCCAGAATCTCACGGACCTCTCTTATTAAACTATTCATGGCAATGGAGAGAGGAACTCATCTAGACCAAGAGATACCACACCTGACCCATATTCCTGTGGTGGCATTGAGGATAGAGCCATCTGAAAGCACTGGTATTATGACCGTGGATGGGGAGGTCATTGAATGCAGCCCAATACAAGGGCAAATTCACCATGGTTTGGGAAGTGTAATATCAATGGGAAAGGGTACATAA